In Bactrocera oleae isolate idBacOlea1 chromosome 3, idBacOlea1, whole genome shotgun sequence, a genomic segment contains:
- the LOC106616693 gene encoding alpha-amylase 3, giving the protein MNAMGISTDPTLLDVELPATLIESPSVSTFLPEEEASTCPLLSTTNGTSTPVTFSHPLTPCIDNDSTASANLCNDEDADAKVETSSSSGSSSGIGMDAPDTAATTLFHKTHAYQHLQVNNGGAVQDSNGTNGTLSKDTPSFVSWNWPLIRKCTFFVFMSSLLAMCAIVVAMIVTLPKTCNPKTAWYRGSVFYEIFPASFQDSNDDGIGDLRGIVQRADYLASLGVAAVRLNSIFPSTHYPDDFTHPTSLHEVAKVLGTAQDLQLLAVTLHERNISLLLDLPISGFIKRLDEATTTKPAIVVALSTTQSNNETESTYSGKTANVATKTIPQLPISSAGNVVSDAILKWLHLGVDGFYLKGLENFVDDDRLLANLHEWKQLVGPDRILIANEALIQELHPTLSPLALQHIDLVDVHLDVSNGTRYLEHHINRLLNGPLAPVEEGPWLHWSIGGVDQQRFTRYGQSKNITLAATVMQLMLPGTPNIFYGDEIALEAITDPQNEHNETKHLHHLATMEWLNSTRQFTNRETLPWLPQTAQFSHENFQIVTKMIELRYRSPSLYKNAICKPEKTLSNTEIRCSNDDIIVVERVYPRRNSFVSVSNFGQKRVSMDMTAMYFSGVKMLEQEQSEKIYFSNFEIGPWETIVVKLDK; this is encoded by the exons ATGAACGCCATGGGTATTTCAACAGATCCCACGCTACTCGATGTAGAATTGCCAGCCACGCTTATTGAATCGCCCTCAGTGTCGACATTCCTGCCCGAGGAGGAGGCATCCACCTGTCCGCTATTGTCCACTACAAATGGCACATCAACGCCGGTTACATTCTCACATCCGCTAACACCCTGTATTGACAATGACAGCACAGCTTCGGCCAACTTGTGTAATGATGAGGATGCGGATGCCAAGGTCGAGACAAGTTCATCGTCGGGCAGCAGCTCCGGCATTGGCATGGATGCGCCGGATACGGCGGCCACAACGCTATTCCACAAAACACACGCCTACCAACATTTGCAAGTCAACAATGGCGGCGCAGTGCAG GATTCAAATGGCACAAACGGTACACTTTCAAAGGACACACCTTCGTTCGTTTCATGGAATTGGCCGCTGATCCGTAAATGCACATTCTTCGTCTTCATGTCTAGCTTATTAGCTATGTGTGCCATAGTGGTGGCTATGATTGTTACCCTGCCAAAGACCTGCAATCCAAA AACAGCTTGGTATCGCGGCAGCGTCTTCTATGAGATATTTCCCGCCAGTTTCCAAGACTCAAACGATGACGGGATTGGTGATTTGCGCGGCATTGTGCAGCGTGCTGACTACCTGGCCTCACTTGGCGTTGCTGCTGTGCGTCTAAATTCGATATTCCCCTCAACTCACTACCCCGATGACTTTACGCATCCAACATCGCTGCATGAGGTGGCCAAGGTCTTGGGTACAGCACAAGACTTACAACTGTTGGCAGTAACACTACACGAGCGTAACATTTCCCTGTTGCTTGATCTGCCGATTAGCGGTTTTATTAAAAGATTGGATGAAGCCACAACGACGAAGCCTGCAATAGTTGTGGctctttcaacaacacaatcaaATAATGAAACCGAAAGTACTTACAGTGGAAAAACAGCAAATGTGGCTACCAAAACTATACCACAACTACCGATCTCTTCGGCTGGAAATGTGGTCAGCGATGCCATACTGAAATGGTTGCATCTGGGTGTGGATGGTTTCTATTTGAAAGGTTTAGAAAATTTTGTCGATGACGATCGTCTGCTAGCTAATTTGCATGAGTGGAAGCAGCTTGTCGGTCCTGATCGCATACTTATCGCTAATGAGGCACTAATACAAGAGTTGCATCCCACGCTGAGTCCATTGGCACTACAACACATCGATTTAGTCGACGTGCACTTGGACGTTTCGAACGGCACAAGATATTTAGAGCATCATATCAATAGACTACTTAATGGTCCACTCGCACCCGTCGAGGAGGGGCCATGGCTGCATTGGTCCATTGGTGGCGTCGATCAACAACGCTTTACACGCTACGGCCAAAGTAAGAATATTACTTTGGCTGCGACTGTTATGCAACTCATGCTACCGGGCACACCCAATATTTTCTACGGCGATGAAATCGCATTGGAAGCCATCACCGATCCACAAAATGAGCATAACGAGACTAAACATTTACACCATCTCGCCACTATGGAATGGTTGAATAGCACGAGGCAGTTTACGAATCGTGAGACTTTGCCTTGGCTTCCACAGACGGCGCAATTTAGTCATGAAAATTTCCAAATAGTCACGAAAATGATCGAATTACGTTATCGTTCACCGTCGTTGTATAAGAATGCCATTTGCAAACCAGAGAAGACCCTATCCAACACAGAAATACGTTGCAGCAACGATGATATTATTGTGGTGGAGCGTGTCTATCCCCGTCGAAACTCATTTGTATCGGTTTCGAATTTCGGTCAGAAGCGTGTCTCCATGGATATGACAGCCATGTATTTTAGTGGCGTAAAAATGCTGGAGCAAGAACAGAGCGAGAAGATTTACTTTTCCAACTTCGAGATCGGCCCGTGGGAAACAATTGTTGTTAAACTAGATAAATAA